One genomic segment of Desulfomicrobium sp. ZS1 includes these proteins:
- the mqnE gene encoding aminofutalosine synthase MqnE translates to MIESGLDSAAKKRLNTLKAGERIDPEFALEIARNASVHELGEAALKQRRARHGDKAFYVYNQHLNYTNVCRNQCRFCAFFKKAGEEGGYTYSLEEARKRLTDRIHEPIREIHITGGLNPDLPYQYYLDLLALCKEVRPEAVVKAFTAVEVAHFADTLGTDEATVLREMKAVGLDALPGGGAEVFSPAMRKQLCPEKITADRWLYIHGLAHDMGIRTNSTMLFGHIESWEDRIYHMERLRAAEDEKPGFIVFIPLAYQPRNNALGAAGPTGEDYLRTISVSRLFLDNIPHIKAYWAFSGIKAAQMAMWAGADDFDGTIVEEKIGHAAGADSPKGMTISELVETIAATGFTPVERDTFFAEL, encoded by the coding sequence ATGATTGAAAGTGGACTGGACAGCGCCGCCAAAAAGCGCCTGAACACGTTGAAAGCCGGAGAGCGCATCGATCCGGAGTTCGCACTGGAAATTGCACGCAATGCCTCGGTGCACGAACTGGGTGAGGCGGCCCTCAAGCAGCGCCGGGCCCGGCACGGCGACAAGGCCTTTTATGTCTACAACCAGCACCTGAATTACACCAACGTGTGCCGCAACCAGTGTCGCTTTTGCGCATTTTTCAAGAAAGCCGGGGAGGAAGGTGGATACACCTATTCGCTGGAAGAAGCCAGAAAGCGTCTAACGGACCGCATCCACGAGCCCATCCGCGAGATCCACATCACTGGCGGCCTCAACCCGGATCTGCCTTATCAATACTACCTCGATCTTTTGGCCCTGTGCAAGGAAGTGCGGCCCGAGGCCGTGGTCAAGGCCTTCACCGCCGTGGAGGTGGCCCATTTCGCGGACACCTTGGGCACGGATGAGGCCACGGTGCTCCGCGAGATGAAGGCCGTGGGCCTGGACGCGTTGCCCGGCGGTGGCGCCGAGGTTTTTTCCCCGGCCATGCGCAAGCAGCTGTGCCCGGAAAAAATCACCGCCGATCGCTGGCTATATATTCACGGGCTGGCGCACGACATGGGCATAAGAACCAATTCCACCATGCTTTTCGGCCACATCGAGTCCTGGGAAGACCGCATCTATCACATGGAGCGCTTGCGCGCCGCAGAGGACGAGAAGCCGGGATTCATCGTCTTTATTCCCCTGGCCTATCAGCCGCGCAACAACGCCCTGGGCGCTGCCGGTCCCACGGGTGAGGATTATCTGCGCACCATTTCCGTGTCGCGTCTTTTTTTGGACAATATCCCGCACATCAAGGCCTACTGGGCTTTTTCCGGGATCAAGGCTGCGCAGATGGCGATGTGGGCCGGAGCCGACGATTTCGATGGCACCATCGTGGAGGAAAAGATCGGGCATGCGGCGGGCGCCGACTCGCCCAAGGGCATGACTATCTCCGAACTGGTCGAGACCATCGCCGCCACGGGATTTACCCCGGTTGAGCGGGATACGTTTTTTGCAGAACTGTAG
- a CDS encoding 30S ribosomal protein S1 → MNNTQTTPESMNDFDMEMDFESQLENYLNSDFGDIEEGVIVSGEVVKIDDSYILVDVNFKSEGQIPLDEFMENGQVTVKVGDTVDVYVVRKNEREGSIVLSREKAKRMQVLDELEKLLDSGDVVVGRIVRRIKGGYVVEIKGIEAFLPGSHVDLRPVPDMDALVNQDFEFRVLKINRRRSNVIVSRRVLLEEDRDRKRGELLTTLEEGQSVVGVVKNITEYGVFIDLGGLDGLLHITDMSWKRIKHPKEMVQLGDELTLKVLSFDKDEKKVSLGLKQLVMDPWANISEKYPEGYKLSGKVTNLVDYGAFVELEAGVEGLVHISEMSWTRKLRHPSQMVRPGDEVDVIILGVDVDRKRISLGMKQVAPNPWDLVAEKYPEGTILEASVKNITEFGLFIGIEDGIDGLIHVSDLSWTKKIRHPNELYKVGDVVRAKVLTVDKENEKFTLGIKQLADDPWLDVPNRYPVGTMLTGTITNITDFGLFVEVEEGIEGLVHVSEMSKKKIKSPKEAFNEGDAIEAKVIHVSADERRLGLSLKAQEPERKRTGGAGEFRTTQSGSMTGSNLGDMIRQKMEENAETGVEADTETDAETEEE, encoded by the coding sequence ATGAACAACACTCAAACCACGCCAGAGTCCATGAATGATTTCGACATGGAGATGGATTTTGAGTCTCAACTCGAGAACTATCTCAACTCCGATTTCGGTGACATCGAAGAGGGAGTGATCGTTTCGGGCGAGGTCGTGAAGATTGATGACAGCTACATTCTCGTGGATGTCAATTTCAAGTCCGAAGGTCAGATTCCACTCGATGAGTTCATGGAAAACGGCCAGGTGACTGTCAAAGTTGGCGACACTGTCGACGTATATGTTGTCCGCAAAAATGAGCGCGAAGGCTCCATCGTCCTGTCCAGGGAAAAAGCCAAGCGTATGCAGGTCCTGGACGAACTGGAAAAACTGCTCGACTCCGGCGATGTCGTGGTCGGCCGCATCGTGCGCCGTATCAAAGGCGGCTATGTTGTTGAAATCAAGGGAATCGAGGCCTTCCTGCCCGGCTCCCATGTCGATCTGCGTCCGGTTCCGGACATGGATGCCCTGGTCAACCAGGATTTCGAATTTCGCGTGCTGAAGATCAATCGTCGCCGCAGCAACGTTATTGTTTCCCGTCGCGTGCTCCTTGAAGAAGATCGCGACCGCAAGCGCGGCGAATTGCTGACCACCCTTGAAGAGGGTCAGTCCGTAGTCGGCGTGGTCAAGAACATCACCGAATACGGCGTGTTCATCGACCTCGGCGGTCTCGACGGCCTGCTGCACATCACAGACATGTCTTGGAAGCGCATCAAGCACCCCAAGGAAATGGTCCAGCTCGGCGACGAACTGACCCTGAAGGTGCTGTCCTTCGACAAGGATGAGAAGAAGGTCTCTCTCGGCCTCAAGCAGCTGGTCATGGACCCCTGGGCCAACATCTCCGAAAAATACCCTGAAGGGTACAAGCTCAGCGGCAAGGTCACCAATCTGGTAGACTACGGCGCGTTCGTGGAATTGGAAGCCGGCGTTGAAGGTCTGGTGCACATCTCCGAGATGTCCTGGACCCGCAAGCTGCGTCATCCTTCCCAGATGGTGCGCCCCGGCGACGAAGTGGATGTCATCATCCTCGGCGTCGACGTGGACCGCAAGCGCATCTCTCTCGGCATGAAGCAGGTCGCTCCCAATCCCTGGGACCTGGTCGCCGAGAAGTATCCTGAAGGCACCATCCTTGAAGCCAGCGTCAAGAACATCACCGAATTCGGCCTGTTCATCGGCATCGAGGACGGCATTGACGGTCTCATTCACGTTTCCGACCTGTCCTGGACCAAGAAGATCCGTCACCCCAATGAGCTCTACAAGGTGGGCGACGTTGTCCGCGCCAAGGTTCTGACCGTGGACAAGGAGAACGAGAAGTTCACCCTGGGCATCAAGCAGCTGGCCGACGACCCGTGGCTGGACGTGCCCAATCGCTACCCCGTGGGCACCATGCTGACCGGCACCATCACCAACATCACGGATTTCGGTCTGTTTGTTGAGGTTGAGGAAGGCATCGAAGGTCTGGTCCACGTCAGCGAGATGAGCAAGAAGAAGATCAAAAGCCCCAAGGAAGCCTTCAACGAAGGTGACGCCATCGAGGCCAAGGTCATTCACGTCAGCGCCGACGAGCGCCGTCTGGGCCTCTCTCTCAAGGCTCAGGAGCCTGAGCGCAAGCGCACCGGCGGTGCCGGTGAATTCCGCACCACGCAGAGCGGTTCCATGACCGGTAGCAACCTGGGCGATATGATCCGTCAGAAGATGGAAGAGAATGCCGAGACTGGAGTCGAAGCCGACACCGAGACCGACGCCGAGACTGAAGAAGAATAG
- the rimO gene encoding 30S ribosomal protein S12 methylthiotransferase RimO, giving the protein MKQVRIHTISLGCPKNRVDTEWMLGGFGASFVNAAGPEDADVVLINTCGFIEPAVSESLQVILDMAQRLAELSPRPSLVVTGCLVSRYGQDLRGELPEVDLFLEIGRQNELGQRLRELADLRENARPGLEAALGGFSAARLLTTPQSFAYLKIAEGCDNRCRFCTIPSIRGPLVSRDEARILDDARRCLDQGRKELVLIAQDVTAYGRDRGQKALRGLLEKLAPLNGLEWMRLMYLYPAGLDGDLLRFLADLGRPFIPYFDIPLQHAHPDILASMGRPFQRDPRAVVEQVRTFFPEAALRTTFIVGYPGETEVHFRALESFVREARFMHLGVFPYYAEDGSEAAILPDQLPDEVKEERRDRIMRMQAEISAELLAGFEGQELDVLVDRAHEEWPGLYEGRTWFQAPEVDGITYVSGELAMPGKMVRAVIEEVKTYDLVALA; this is encoded by the coding sequence ATGAAACAAGTGCGAATACATACTATCAGCCTGGGGTGTCCGAAGAATCGGGTGGACACGGAGTGGATGCTGGGCGGGTTTGGCGCGTCTTTTGTCAACGCCGCCGGGCCCGAGGACGCGGACGTGGTGCTGATCAACACCTGCGGCTTCATCGAGCCCGCTGTCAGCGAATCCCTGCAGGTCATCCTCGACATGGCCCAGCGCCTGGCCGAGCTGAGCCCCAGGCCAAGCCTTGTGGTCACGGGGTGCCTAGTCTCCCGTTACGGCCAGGATCTGCGCGGCGAACTGCCGGAAGTGGACCTTTTTCTGGAAATTGGCCGTCAGAACGAGCTTGGACAGCGTTTGCGGGAGCTCGCGGATCTTCGGGAAAATGCGCGTCCGGGGCTGGAAGCCGCTCTTGGCGGGTTTTCAGCGGCGCGTCTTTTGACCACGCCGCAAAGCTTTGCCTACCTGAAGATCGCCGAAGGATGCGATAACCGCTGCCGCTTCTGCACCATCCCCTCTATTCGCGGGCCGTTGGTCAGCCGGGATGAGGCCCGGATTCTGGACGATGCGCGGCGCTGTCTGGATCAGGGCCGCAAGGAGCTGGTGCTCATTGCCCAAGACGTGACCGCCTATGGCCGGGATCGGGGGCAAAAAGCCCTGCGGGGTCTGCTTGAAAAACTTGCGCCTTTGAACGGGCTGGAATGGATGCGACTCATGTATCTGTATCCGGCCGGGCTTGACGGCGACCTGCTGCGCTTCCTGGCCGACCTGGGTAGGCCCTTCATCCCGTATTTCGACATTCCGCTGCAGCACGCCCATCCGGATATTCTGGCTTCCATGGGCCGGCCCTTTCAGCGCGACCCCAGGGCCGTGGTGGAGCAGGTGCGCACATTTTTTCCCGAGGCGGCGCTGCGCACGACCTTCATCGTCGGCTACCCCGGAGAAACCGAGGTGCACTTTCGTGCGCTGGAGTCGTTTGTGCGCGAGGCGAGATTCATGCATCTGGGGGTTTTCCCCTACTACGCCGAGGACGGATCCGAGGCGGCGATCCTTCCGGATCAGCTGCCCGATGAGGTCAAGGAAGAGCGCCGGGACCGCATCATGCGAATGCAAGCCGAGATTAGCGCGGAACTGCTCGCCGGATTCGAGGGCCAGGAGCTTGACGTGTTGGTGGATCGGGCTCACGAGGAGTGGCCGGGGCTTTACGAAGGCCGGACCTGGTTTCAGGCTCCAGAGGTGGACGGAATCACCTATGTCAGCGGAGAGTTGGCCATGCCCGGCAAGATGGTCCGGGCCGTGATCGAGGAGGTCAAGACGTACGATCTGGTGGCCCTGGCGTAA
- a CDS encoding radical SAM protein translates to MTKIFSHRFPHPEPVQKRLKLLPVFLPFAGCPSRCIFCDQHAQTGLGGFRLEDALEALHDRLAREDGGAFGLGFFGGTFTGLSLAWQDRFLELASRFAGPGGLIHLRVSTRPDRVDAESLRRLRGSGVSMIELGVQSFSSSVLASSGRGYDAAVAAGACAMVREAGLELGIQLLPGLPGHDAPLWREDVRRTLALGPDVVRIYPCVVVRGTGLADLYNRGEYAPWPLETAVEESGRALLDFWKAGVRVIRLGLAGEPGLLERILAGPWHPAFGNMARSLALRLFLEEQLSGLPGRVSRIFLPSRFGGELWGHGRDNAEALARLGIVRENVNFWSETDIAVELEE, encoded by the coding sequence ATGACAAAAATTTTTAGCCATCGTTTTCCTCATCCCGAACCGGTGCAAAAGAGGCTGAAGCTTCTTCCGGTTTTTCTGCCTTTTGCGGGTTGTCCGAGCCGTTGCATTTTCTGTGATCAGCATGCCCAGACCGGCCTTGGAGGGTTCAGGCTCGAAGATGCCCTGGAGGCTCTGCATGACCGTCTGGCCCGGGAAGATGGAGGGGCTTTTGGCCTGGGTTTTTTTGGCGGCACGTTCACGGGCCTCAGCCTGGCCTGGCAGGATCGTTTTCTGGAGCTTGCCTCGCGTTTCGCGGGACCGGGCGGCCTGATCCATTTACGCGTTTCCACCCGTCCGGATCGTGTGGATGCCGAATCCCTCCGTCGGTTGCGCGGGAGCGGCGTGTCCATGATCGAGCTCGGAGTGCAGAGCTTTTCCTCGTCCGTGCTTGCGTCAAGCGGACGCGGTTATGACGCGGCCGTGGCCGCCGGAGCCTGCGCCATGGTCCGGGAGGCCGGCCTTGAGCTTGGCATCCAGCTCCTCCCGGGACTACCCGGACATGATGCCCCCTTGTGGCGGGAGGATGTGCGGCGGACCCTGGCCCTGGGCCCGGACGTGGTGCGCATTTATCCGTGCGTGGTGGTGCGGGGCACGGGCCTTGCGGATCTCTACAACCGGGGCGAATACGCGCCCTGGCCGCTGGAGACGGCCGTGGAAGAGAGCGGTCGGGCCTTGCTTGATTTCTGGAAGGCGGGAGTGCGGGTCATCCGCCTCGGCCTTGCCGGAGAGCCGGGACTGCTTGAGCGCATTCTGGCCGGCCCCTGGCACCCGGCCTTCGGTAACATGGCGCGTTCCCTGGCCCTCAGGCTTTTTTTGGAAGAACAACTCTCCGGCTTGCCTGGCCGGGTGTCGAGAATTTTTCTGCCCTCACGTTTCGGCGGCGAGCTTTGGGGGCACGGCCGGGACAACGCCGAGGCTTTGGCCAGGCTTGGCATCGTCAGGGAAAATGTGAATTTTTGGTCCGAAACGGACATTGCCGTGGAATTGGAGGAATAA
- a CDS encoding integration host factor subunit alpha, translating into MSNNTLTKAEIVDSIYEKSERNRAEVKAQVETMLDIMKEAVKKDHSLLISGFGKFEAYEKDARKGRNPQTSESIILSERKVVVFRISRKLRAELNPQ; encoded by the coding sequence ATGAGCAACAATACACTGACAAAAGCAGAAATTGTCGACAGCATTTACGAAAAATCAGAGCGCAATCGGGCCGAAGTCAAAGCGCAGGTCGAAACCATGCTCGACATCATGAAGGAAGCAGTCAAAAAAGACCACTCCCTTCTTATCAGCGGATTCGGCAAGTTTGAAGCCTACGAAAAAGACGCGCGCAAGGGCCGCAACCCCCAGACCAGCGAATCCATAATCCTGTCCGAGCGGAAGGTTGTGGTCTTCCGCATTTCGCGCAAGCTGCGAGCCGAGCTCAATCCGCAATAA
- a CDS encoding septal ring lytic transglycosylase RlpA family protein gives MSPDLLWGRGGCGWLAAVLAIAFLCAALSGCGSKYVPGVSIPPAPSKTPPPASTGKGGTYKPYTVLGQTYYPLGSAEGYSETGVASWYGTDFHGKKTANGERYDMYQMTAAHRILPMHTRLVVRNLDNGRTTEVRVNDRGPFVGNRIIDLSYAAAHVLGVVGPGTARVSLQTIAGQRIQYVGPFYVQYGAFVVEENARRLRSRLLVRGFAGTRVAKGELHGTTFWRVQVGAFSSLGEAESMRLRLTKESPGCFIIAD, from the coding sequence ATGAGCCCGGACCTGTTGTGGGGACGTGGTGGTTGCGGATGGCTGGCCGCGGTGCTGGCCATCGCGTTTTTGTGCGCGGCCTTAAGCGGATGCGGCTCTAAGTATGTCCCCGGAGTCAGCATCCCCCCGGCTCCTTCAAAGACGCCGCCTCCAGCGTCTACGGGCAAAGGCGGCACGTACAAACCCTATACCGTGCTCGGGCAGACCTATTATCCCTTGGGCTCGGCCGAAGGATACTCCGAAACCGGTGTAGCGTCATGGTACGGTACGGATTTTCACGGCAAGAAGACGGCTAACGGCGAGCGCTACGACATGTATCAGATGACGGCCGCGCATCGTATCCTGCCCATGCATACGCGCCTAGTGGTCAGGAATCTTGACAATGGGCGCACGACTGAAGTGCGGGTCAACGATCGTGGGCCGTTTGTGGGCAATCGTATCATTGATCTGTCGTATGCGGCGGCGCACGTGCTGGGAGTTGTCGGCCCGGGTACGGCGCGGGTCAGTCTGCAGACCATCGCCGGTCAGCGTATTCAGTATGTGGGGCCGTTTTATGTGCAGTATGGGGCGTTTGTGGTCGAAGAGAATGCGCGCAGGCTCAGATCGCGTCTTCTTGTCCGGGGTTTTGCGGGCACCAGGGTCGCGAAGGGCGAGCTGCACGGCACTACGTTCTGGCGGGTGCAGGTCGGGGCTTTCTCCAGCCTGGGCGAAGCGGAATCAATGCGGCTTCGTTTGACCAAAGAAAGCCCGGGATGCTTTATTATTGCGGATTGA
- a CDS encoding aldehyde ferredoxin oxidoreductase C-terminal domain-containing protein, with translation MKVLRINTRTKSFKFEELGDLAGLGGRALTSRVVNKEVPANCHPLSAENKLIFAAGVLAPTNAANSGRISVGAKSPLTGGIKESNSGGQFAHTLPKLDILAVILEDKPEAGSPMQEIFISADKVVFKDSAVAGMRNYAAQEKLLSAYGDKAVTALIGPAGEQCLCAATIQFSDPEGLPSRSAGRGGLGAVMGSKGVKAIILDGDANAKTVYGNEELFKEARKEWVDVLRSHPVTSQGLPGFGTAVLVNVINEAGALPTKNFRSGKFDGAEKISGETMAANIEKRGGKTKHGCHTGCVIQCSQVYHDKDGKYLTTGFEYETIWGFGANLLIDNLDDIAQMDRTCDEVGMDTIEMANAMAMAMEGGVLAWGDSKGVLAELNKVGTKDPLGRIYGNGTSYTAKAFGVDRIPVVKNQALPAYDPRAVKGVGVTYATTPMGADHTAGYGVCQNVLKVGGDVDGHKKEGNIEISKNLQIATAAVDSLGLCLFVAFAILDDARGVPCMAKLITGLTGKEVSVDEMMNIGVNCLKDELDFNKRAGFTDEDDQLPRFFREELLAPHNVGWGYSTEELQAAKV, from the coding sequence ATGAAAGTCCTACGCATCAATACCAGAACCAAAAGCTTCAAGTTTGAAGAGCTCGGCGACCTGGCCGGTCTTGGAGGCCGCGCCCTGACCTCCAGAGTGGTCAATAAGGAAGTCCCGGCGAACTGTCACCCGCTTTCAGCTGAAAACAAGCTGATTTTCGCGGCCGGCGTGCTGGCCCCGACCAATGCCGCCAACTCCGGCCGCATCTCCGTCGGCGCCAAGTCGCCCCTGACCGGAGGCATCAAGGAAAGCAACTCCGGCGGCCAGTTCGCGCACACCCTGCCCAAGCTGGATATCCTGGCCGTCATCCTCGAAGACAAGCCCGAGGCCGGCTCCCCCATGCAGGAGATTTTCATCTCCGCAGACAAGGTCGTGTTCAAGGATTCCGCCGTAGCCGGCATGCGCAACTATGCGGCCCAGGAAAAGCTCCTGTCCGCCTACGGCGACAAGGCCGTGACCGCGCTGATCGGACCCGCCGGCGAGCAGTGCCTGTGCGCCGCCACCATCCAGTTCTCCGATCCGGAAGGGCTGCCCTCCCGCTCCGCCGGTCGCGGCGGCCTGGGCGCGGTCATGGGTTCCAAGGGCGTCAAGGCCATCATCCTTGACGGCGACGCGAACGCGAAGACCGTCTACGGCAACGAAGAGCTGTTCAAGGAAGCCCGCAAGGAATGGGTCGACGTGCTGCGCAGCCATCCCGTCACCAGCCAGGGCCTGCCCGGGTTCGGCACTGCGGTATTGGTCAACGTCATCAACGAAGCCGGCGCCTTGCCGACCAAGAACTTCCGTAGCGGCAAGTTCGATGGCGCGGAGAAGATCTCCGGCGAGACCATGGCCGCCAATATCGAAAAGCGCGGCGGCAAGACCAAGCACGGCTGCCACACCGGCTGCGTGATTCAGTGCTCCCAGGTTTACCACGACAAGGACGGCAAATACCTGACCACGGGCTTCGAGTACGAGACCATCTGGGGCTTCGGCGCGAACCTGCTCATCGACAACCTTGACGACATCGCACAGATGGACCGCACCTGCGACGAAGTGGGCATGGACACCATCGAGATGGCCAACGCCATGGCCATGGCCATGGAAGGCGGCGTGCTCGCCTGGGGCGACAGCAAGGGCGTCCTGGCCGAACTGAACAAGGTCGGCACCAAGGATCCGCTGGGCCGCATCTACGGCAACGGCACCTCCTACACGGCCAAGGCTTTCGGCGTGGACCGCATCCCCGTGGTCAAGAACCAGGCTCTGCCCGCCTATGACCCGCGCGCAGTCAAGGGCGTCGGCGTAACCTATGCCACCACCCCCATGGGCGCGGACCACACCGCCGGCTACGGCGTGTGCCAGAACGTGCTGAAAGTCGGCGGCGATGTCGACGGCCACAAAAAGGAAGGCAACATCGAGATCTCAAAGAACCTGCAGATCGCCACTGCGGCCGTCGACTCCCTGGGCCTGTGCCTGTTCGTGGCCTTTGCCATCCTGGATGACGCCCGTGGCGTGCCCTGCATGGCCAAGCTGATTACCGGCCTGACCGGCAAGGAAGTGAGCGTTGACGAGATGATGAACATTGGCGTGAATTGCCTCAAAGACGAGCTGGATTTCAACAAGCGCGCCGGCTTCACCGACGAAGACGACCAGCTGCCCCGCTTCTTCCGCGAAGAACTCCTTGCTCCCCATAACGTGGGCTGGGGTTACTCCACCGAAGAACTGCAGGCCGCCAAGGTCTAG
- a CDS encoding chloride channel protein, which produces MRALFRSLFKIPTELAHSYHSVLSFKWLALGAVVGAMTGLGAILFYVGIEALSHLLLGQLAGFSLPVPAGEELFSGPPGPARPWLLFIFLGGIGVLTGFLLRRFVPQTRYGGTDGTDTMIKAFHHQEGHITPSVPVMKVGTSILTIAAGGSAGREGPISLLGAGCGSWLAGKLRLSAKERRILLLAGAAGGLGAIFRAPLGGALTAVEVIYREDFEAEALLPSIISSVVSYSLFTLVFGSEPIFGIPKFEFSDIRELPVYAILGLVCAATGWFYVRTFRFIKFKVFWPLTDRFGFVPAVTLGGLGMASIGYQFPELLGGGQGWLEMAMLGKLSVTMMAGMIVGKTLATSVVLGSGLSGGMFAPALFVGGMSGGVVGTLAQRLFPSVVVEPGGYVLVGMAAFFSGVANAPIGPLVMVCELTQGYGLLAPLMLATAIALVLGRNVSLYENQVDNKFESPAHVGDATINILEREKVEAHYKPGRVTIVEEGTHFGALTDIIVNSNELCFPVRGADDRITGMLAVQDLRKVLYEDTLCELLVAGDVARKAVLLRPDEDLYTALLKFVESDLALLPVVDSEDPTKVLGILAREDVFTAYAKTLKSMKEQV; this is translated from the coding sequence ATGCGCGCACTTTTTAGATCCCTGTTCAAAATTCCTACGGAATTGGCCCACAGCTACCATTCCGTCCTGAGCTTCAAATGGTTGGCTCTTGGGGCCGTGGTCGGCGCCATGACCGGGCTCGGGGCCATCCTGTTCTACGTCGGCATAGAGGCCTTGAGCCATCTGCTGCTCGGGCAGCTGGCCGGATTTTCCCTGCCCGTTCCGGCCGGGGAGGAATTGTTTTCGGGCCCCCCCGGTCCAGCCCGGCCCTGGCTGCTTTTCATTTTTCTGGGAGGGATAGGGGTCCTCACCGGTTTTTTGCTGCGCCGCTTCGTGCCCCAGACCCGTTATGGCGGTACGGATGGCACTGACACCATGATCAAGGCCTTCCACCATCAGGAAGGGCACATCACGCCATCCGTGCCGGTCATGAAAGTGGGCACGTCCATCCTGACCATCGCCGCCGGCGGCAGCGCCGGACGCGAAGGCCCCATCTCTCTGCTCGGGGCCGGATGCGGCTCCTGGCTGGCCGGCAAGTTGCGTCTTTCGGCCAAGGAACGGCGCATCCTGCTTCTGGCGGGGGCCGCCGGCGGGCTTGGCGCCATTTTTCGCGCTCCGCTGGGCGGCGCGCTCACTGCCGTCGAGGTCATCTACCGCGAGGACTTCGAGGCCGAGGCGTTGCTCCCGTCCATTATCTCCTCCGTGGTTTCCTACTCCCTTTTTACGCTGGTTTTCGGATCCGAGCCCATTTTCGGAATTCCCAAGTTCGAATTCTCCGACATCCGCGAGCTGCCTGTCTACGCAATCCTGGGGTTGGTTTGTGCGGCGACGGGCTGGTTCTATGTGCGCACCTTTCGTTTCATCAAATTCAAGGTGTTCTGGCCCTTGACCGATCGTTTCGGGTTTGTGCCGGCAGTGACCCTGGGTGGTTTGGGCATGGCCAGTATCGGCTACCAGTTCCCTGAACTGCTCGGCGGCGGGCAGGGCTGGCTGGAGATGGCCATGCTCGGCAAGCTGTCCGTGACCATGATGGCCGGGATGATCGTGGGCAAGACGCTGGCCACGTCCGTGGTCCTTGGCTCGGGCCTGAGTGGGGGCATGTTTGCCCCGGCCCTCTTTGTGGGCGGCATGAGCGGCGGTGTGGTCGGAACCTTGGCTCAGCGGCTGTTTCCGTCCGTGGTGGTTGAGCCGGGAGGCTATGTCCTGGTGGGCATGGCCGCCTTTTTCTCGGGAGTGGCCAACGCGCCCATAGGCCCTCTGGTCATGGTCTGCGAGTTGACCCAGGGCTATGGTCTGCTCGCTCCGTTGATGCTGGCCACGGCCATTGCGTTGGTTTTGGGGCGCAACGTGTCGTTGTATGAAAATCAGGTCGACAACAAGTTCGAGTCCCCGGCCCATGTCGGCGACGCGACCATCAATATTCTGGAGCGGGAAAAGGTCGAGGCGCACTACAAGCCAGGCCGGGTGACCATCGTGGAAGAGGGAACGCATTTTGGCGCCCTGACCGACATCATCGTCAATTCCAACGAGCTCTGCTTTCCGGTGCGCGGCGCAGATGACAGGATAACGGGGATGCTGGCAGTGCAGGACCTGCGCAAGGTCCTCTACGAGGACACGCTGTGCGAATTGCTCGTGGCCGGGGATGTAGCGCGCAAGGCCGTTCTGTTGCGGCCCGACGAGGACCTGTATACGGCCCTGCTCAAATTCGTGGAATCGGACCTGGCCCTGCTCCCGGTGGTGGACAGCGAAGACCCCACCAAGGTGCTCGGAATACTGGCCAGGGAAGACGTGTTTACGGCCTATGCCAAGACCTTGAAGTCCATGAAGGAGCAGGTCTGA
- a CDS encoding bifunctional riboflavin kinase/FAD synthetase → MHCVTWPDQISGLEKGSCVTIGNFDGVHIGHQRLIARVRDLAAGFGLPSVVITFEPHPLRFFTGKKTPPFITLYEQRAELIRSLGIDHLLCLEFNQELASMNPEDFVRRILVEGLHIKELVIGYDYAFGKGRGGNYALLSQLGKQWEFGVEQLEPVMVDQAIVSSTRIRDLVEAGDVWAAKPLLGRFYRVTGTVVHGQNRGGRLLGFPTANVHLVDELFPKTGVYCCWAEFDGEIHQAVANIGFNPTFGNDVLSVEVHVMDFSADLYERTLKVHFVQRLRGERKFSGLDELKAQIGKDVALARTILALPEARLV, encoded by the coding sequence ATGCATTGCGTCACATGGCCGGATCAGATCAGCGGCCTGGAAAAAGGGTCCTGCGTCACCATCGGCAATTTTGACGGGGTCCACATCGGACACCAGCGTCTCATTGCCCGGGTGCGGGATCTGGCTGCCGGATTCGGCCTGCCGTCGGTGGTCATCACCTTCGAGCCTCATCCCTTGCGTTTTTTTACGGGCAAGAAGACCCCTCCGTTCATTACCCTTTATGAGCAAAGGGCCGAGCTCATCCGTTCTCTGGGCATAGATCACCTGCTTTGTCTTGAATTCAATCAAGAGCTGGCGAGCATGAATCCCGAGGATTTCGTGCGCCGTATTCTGGTTGAAGGCCTGCATATCAAGGAATTGGTCATCGGCTATGACTATGCGTTCGGCAAGGGTCGTGGCGGCAATTACGCCTTGCTCAGTCAGCTCGGGAAGCAGTGGGAGTTCGGGGTCGAGCAGCTTGAACCCGTGATGGTTGACCAGGCCATTGTCAGCTCAACGCGCATTCGTGATCTGGTCGAGGCCGGCGATGTCTGGGCGGCGAAGCCGCTGCTGGGCCGTTTCTACCGCGTGACCGGGACCGTGGTCCATGGCCAGAACCGTGGCGGACGCCTGCTCGGGTTTCCCACGGCCAACGTGCATCTTGTCGACGAGCTTTTTCCCAAGACTGGGGTGTATTGCTGCTGGGCCGAGTTTGACGGCGAGATTCACCAGGCCGTGGCCAATATCGGCTTCAACCCGACCTTCGGCAATGACGTGCTCTCCGTCGAGGTGCATGTCATGGATTTTAGCGCGGACCTTTATGAACGCACATTGAAAGTGCATTTCGTGCAGCGTCTGCGCGGCGAGCGCAAATTTTCCGGCCTCGATGAACTTAAAGCGCAGATCGGCAAGGACGTCGCCCTGGCCCGGACCATCCTGGCCCTGCCTGAAGCTCGGCTGGTCTGA